The nucleotide sequence TCCAAAAGGAATTACTTTGGATACATCCGTAAGTAAGATTCGTTTTTTAAGAATTTCCGATGGATCGCCTTCAAACTTTACAGCTCCTGAAATAAACTTAACACCATCAATCACTGAACCACCACCTACAGCTAGAATGAAATCAATATTTTGTTCTTTGATTACTTCCACTGCTTTCATCAAGGTTTCATAATGTGGATTGGGCTCGATTCCTCCAAACTCAATGATTTCGTACCCTTTCAAGGCGTCCACAACTTGCTGGTGAATTCCGTTTTTAAAAATACTTCCTCCTCCGTAAGCTAGAAGAACTTTGGCTCCTTCAGGAACTAATTTTCCTAATTGTTCGATTTGTCCCTTGCCAAATACATAATTGGTAGGATTGTAATATTGAAAGTTTAACATCTTAGTTTTTCTTGTTTAATTGGTGTAATAATTTTTCAGCAACTAACTTAGAAGAAGCTGGGTTTTGTCCTGTAATTAATAATCCGTCTTCAACTACATAAGAACCCCAGTCAGCTCCTTTAGAGTAGATAGCGCCATTGGCTTGTAAGGCATCTTCTAGTAAAAAAGGAACGACATCTGTCAATCCTACCGCTGCTTCTTCAGTATTGGAGAAACCCGTAAGTTTTTTTCCTTTTACTAAATAATCACCATTCACTTTTACGTTTTTCAAAACCGCTGGAGAGTGACATACAAAGGCAACTGGCTTGTTATTGCTATAAAAAGTCGCAATCAAAGCAGCCGAATTTTTATCGGTAGCCAAATCCCAGAGTGGCCCGTGACCTCCTGGGTAAAAAACAGCGTCGTAATCTGATGCTGCCACCTCAGCTAATTTTTTAGTGTTTTTTAATTTTGCCAATAATTCGCTGTCATTGTCAAAACGTTTGGTGTCTTCGGTAGCGAAAGATGGATCTTCACTCTTCGGGTCAATTGGGGGCTGACCTCCTTTTGGAGTGGCAATATCAATTTGGACGCCTTTATCTAATAATTCATAATAAGGTGCTGCAAATTCTTCTGTCCAAAATCCTGTTTTTTCACCTGTATTCCCTAGTTCACTGTGACTGGTAACGACAAATAATACTTTTTTCATCTTGATTTTATTGTTTTTTTGAGCAGTTCCGTTAAAGGCACTGACCATAATTAATACTAAAGCTAGTAGATTTATTTTTTTCATATTTTTATTTGTTTATACAAATTTAGGGCTAAAGTGCTATCAGTAAAAATAATTTAAATTATGTTTGTTATAAATATACTTATATCATGGTCAATCTAGAATGGTATCGCACTTTTAAGTCGGT is from Flavobacterium sp. NG2 and encodes:
- a CDS encoding type 1 glutamine amidotransferase domain-containing protein — its product is MKKINLLALVLIMVSAFNGTAQKNNKIKMKKVLFVVTSHSELGNTGEKTGFWTEEFAAPYYELLDKGVQIDIATPKGGQPPIDPKSEDPSFATEDTKRFDNDSELLAKLKNTKKLAEVAASDYDAVFYPGGHGPLWDLATDKNSAALIATFYSNNKPVAFVCHSPAVLKNVKVNGDYLVKGKKLTGFSNTEEAAVGLTDVVPFLLEDALQANGAIYSKGADWGSYVVEDGLLITGQNPASSKLVAEKLLHQLNKKN